One segment of Nocardioides sp. QY071 DNA contains the following:
- a CDS encoding alpha-ketoacid dehydrogenase subunit beta: MTTMTLAKALNAGLRKAMEDDDKVVIMGEDVGTLGGVFRITDGLQKDFGDARVIDTPLAESGIVGTAVGLAMRGYRPVVEIQFDGFVYPAYDQIVCQVARFHFRSRGRVRIPMVIRIPFGGGIGAVEHHSESPEAQFVHTPGLKVVACSNPADAYVMIQQAIHADDPVIFLEPKRLYHSAKADVDESAPAAPLWQSRVVRPGSDATLVAYGPTVSTCLDAATVAAEEGRSLEVIDLRTLSPLDLVPVHESVRRTGRLVVVHEAHLTLGVGAEIAARVTEECFHSLEAPVLRVGGFDTPYPPARIEEAFLPDLDRILDAVDRTFGF, encoded by the coding sequence ATGACCACGATGACCTTGGCCAAGGCGCTCAACGCCGGCCTGCGCAAGGCGATGGAGGACGACGACAAGGTCGTCATCATGGGCGAGGACGTCGGCACCCTCGGCGGCGTCTTCCGGATCACCGACGGGCTGCAGAAGGACTTCGGCGACGCCCGGGTGATCGACACCCCGCTGGCCGAGTCCGGCATCGTCGGCACCGCCGTCGGCCTGGCGATGCGGGGCTACCGGCCGGTGGTCGAGATCCAGTTCGACGGCTTCGTCTACCCCGCCTACGACCAGATCGTGTGCCAGGTCGCCCGGTTCCACTTCCGCAGCCGGGGCCGGGTCCGGATCCCGATGGTCATCCGGATCCCGTTCGGCGGCGGCATCGGCGCGGTCGAGCACCACAGCGAGTCGCCCGAGGCGCAGTTCGTGCACACCCCCGGCCTCAAGGTCGTCGCCTGCTCCAACCCGGCCGACGCCTACGTGATGATCCAGCAGGCGATCCACGCCGACGACCCCGTGATCTTCCTCGAGCCCAAACGGCTCTACCACTCGGCCAAGGCCGACGTCGACGAGTCCGCGCCGGCAGCGCCGCTGTGGCAGTCGCGGGTGGTGCGCCCCGGCTCCGACGCGACGCTCGTCGCCTACGGGCCGACGGTCTCCACCTGCCTGGACGCCGCGACCGTCGCGGCCGAGGAGGGCCGCTCGCTGGAGGTCATCGACCTGCGCACCCTCTCGCCGCTCGATCTCGTGCCCGTGCACGAGTCGGTCCGTCGTACCGGACGCCTGGTCGTGGTCCACGAGGCCCACCTGACCCTCGGTGTCGGTGCCGAGATCGCCGCGCGGGTCACCGAGGAGTGCTTCCACTCGCTCGAGGCCCCCGTGCTGCGCGTCGGCGGCTTCGACACCCCCTACCCGCCCGCCCGGATCGAGGAGGCCTTCCTGCCCGACCTCGACCGGATCCTCGACGCCGTCGACCGGACCTTCGGGTTCTGA
- the pdhA gene encoding pyruvate dehydrogenase (acetyl-transferring) E1 component subunit alpha: protein MTDPVFGPAPERTPDPELVQLLTPEGERVHHPGFDVEFSAEELRGFYRDMTLVRRLDTEATALQRHGELGLWAQLLGQEAAQIGAGRALAPQDFVFPTYREHGVAWCRGVDPVRLLGLFRGVDQGGWDPAAHNFALYTIVIGAQTLHATGYAMGVQRDGLVGTGDPARDTAVVAHFGDGATSQGDVNEAFVFAASFNAPVVFFCQNNQWAISEPFERQSRIPLYRRSHGFGFPGIRVDGNDVLATYAVTKAALQRAREGQGPILIEAYTYRMGAHTTTDDPTRYRLSDDVEHWKLKDPIARLEVYLRRNGMADDAFLSELAAEADALGERMRRECHALPDPSPHELWDLVHAEKTAELAAQQAEFDAHAASFEEVPS, encoded by the coding sequence ATGACCGACCCCGTCTTCGGACCGGCCCCCGAACGCACCCCCGATCCTGAGCTCGTCCAGCTGCTCACCCCCGAGGGGGAGCGGGTCCACCACCCGGGCTTCGACGTCGAGTTCAGCGCCGAGGAGCTGCGCGGCTTCTACCGCGACATGACCCTGGTCCGGCGCCTGGACACCGAGGCGACCGCGCTGCAGCGCCACGGCGAGCTCGGCCTGTGGGCCCAGCTGCTCGGCCAGGAGGCAGCCCAGATCGGCGCCGGTCGTGCGCTCGCGCCGCAGGACTTCGTCTTCCCGACCTACCGCGAGCACGGCGTCGCGTGGTGCCGGGGGGTCGACCCGGTCCGGCTGCTCGGCCTGTTCCGCGGCGTCGACCAGGGCGGCTGGGACCCGGCGGCCCACAACTTCGCCCTCTACACGATCGTGATCGGCGCGCAGACCCTGCACGCGACCGGGTACGCCATGGGTGTCCAGCGCGACGGCCTGGTCGGCACCGGCGACCCGGCTCGCGACACCGCCGTGGTCGCCCACTTCGGCGACGGCGCCACCTCCCAGGGCGACGTCAACGAGGCGTTCGTCTTCGCGGCCTCCTTCAACGCTCCGGTCGTGTTCTTCTGCCAGAACAACCAGTGGGCGATCTCGGAGCCCTTCGAGCGCCAGTCCCGGATCCCGCTCTACCGCCGCTCCCACGGCTTCGGCTTCCCCGGCATCCGCGTCGACGGCAACGACGTGCTCGCGACGTACGCCGTCACGAAGGCTGCCCTGCAGCGGGCGCGTGAGGGCCAGGGCCCGATCCTGATCGAGGCCTACACGTACCGGATGGGCGCCCACACCACCACCGACGATCCCACCCGCTACCGGCTCAGCGACGACGTCGAGCACTGGAAGCTCAAGGACCCGATCGCCCGCCTCGAGGTCTATCTGCGCCGCAACGGCATGGCCGACGACGCGTTCCTGTCCGAGCTCGCGGCCGAGGCCGACGCGCTCGGCGAGCGGATGCGGCGCGAGTGCCACGCCCTCCCGGATCCCTCGCCCCACGAGCTGTGGGACCTGGTCCACGCGGAGAAGACGGCCGAGCTGGCGGCCCAGCAGGCGGAGTTCGACGCGCACGCCGCCTCGTTCGAGGAGGTGCCGTCATGA
- a CDS encoding PT domain-containing protein produces MSDQFPPPGQPGEQPPTQMAPPAGGAPVPPYGAPGQPPQPGYPPQPPQPAAPGYQQPQQPGYPQPGYPQPSYPGGGYPGGPGGPGGPGGPGFPAPPTGGGGKKGLIIAVVAGVVVLVLGVVAVLAFTVFNGDDDKPAAKDDTSTTKGATDEPTDEPTDEPTDEPTDEPTESDSSDLGDAPTDDPSITARAFLDSLLEGNCLAVEGLTTPDYFASEFTDQDGCKAVAGNLEMSNAEYTFEDPTIVGDIAALDGDVYAPNTGKTLVSHWALDGSSGEWLVSGYSYTEK; encoded by the coding sequence GTGAGCGACCAGTTCCCCCCACCTGGGCAGCCCGGCGAGCAGCCTCCGACCCAGATGGCGCCGCCGGCCGGCGGCGCCCCCGTGCCGCCGTACGGCGCTCCCGGCCAGCCGCCGCAGCCGGGCTACCCGCCCCAGCCGCCGCAGCCCGCGGCGCCCGGCTACCAGCAGCCCCAGCAGCCGGGCTACCCCCAGCCCGGCTACCCCCAACCGAGCTACCCGGGCGGCGGCTACCCCGGTGGACCAGGCGGTCCCGGTGGCCCCGGTGGCCCCGGATTCCCGGCGCCCCCGACCGGTGGGGGCGGCAAGAAGGGCCTGATCATCGCGGTCGTCGCCGGGGTGGTGGTCCTCGTCCTCGGTGTCGTGGCGGTGCTCGCCTTCACCGTGTTCAACGGTGACGACGACAAGCCGGCCGCCAAGGACGACACGTCCACGACCAAGGGCGCGACCGACGAGCCGACCGACGAGCCGACCGACGAGCCCACGGACGAGCCGACCGACGAGCCGACCGAGTCCGACTCGTCCGACCTGGGCGACGCGCCCACCGACGACCCGTCGATCACGGCGCGGGCCTTCCTCGACTCGCTGCTCGAGGGCAACTGCCTCGCGGTGGAGGGTCTGACGACGCCGGACTACTTCGCCTCCGAGTTCACCGACCAGGACGGCTGCAAGGCGGTCGCCGGAAACCTCGAGATGTCCAACGCCGAGTACACCTTCGAGGACCCCACGATCGTGGGCGACATCGCCGCGCTCGACGGCGACGTCTACGCGCCCAACACCGGCAAGACCCTGGTGTCGCACTGGGCGCTCGACGGCAGCTCGGGCGAATGGCTCGTGAGCGGCTACAGCTACACCGAGAAGTGA
- a CDS encoding DUF2510 domain-containing protein: MSDPNQPTVPAGWYPDGQGGQRWWDGTQWTEHTQSPSAGPAADATVIAPRPPQQQPQQPPAQPQFQQPAQPQQPPAQHYAQQPYGQQPQQFGQPQQFGQHFAQPGWAPPSGGGGGGKKLGLLLGAGAAALVLLVILVVVLVKVTGGGSPEDVATDYLKARGERDYGAWCELTAEDERDSLLEAADADDCDEFADESAKEEEKTSDQFEDEYGLSLDEANDNFDYEYEVKDVDEDGDEATVEVKQTAEYTADDKFLDEALDGEKTDERTLTMKLVKEDGDWKVQDANS; this comes from the coding sequence ATGTCCGACCCGAACCAGCCCACCGTCCCCGCCGGTTGGTACCCCGACGGCCAGGGCGGGCAGCGCTGGTGGGACGGCACCCAGTGGACCGAGCACACCCAGTCGCCGTCCGCCGGGCCGGCCGCCGACGCCACCGTCATCGCCCCCCGGCCTCCGCAGCAGCAGCCCCAGCAGCCGCCCGCGCAGCCGCAGTTCCAGCAGCCCGCGCAGCCCCAGCAGCCGCCGGCCCAGCACTACGCGCAGCAGCCCTACGGCCAGCAGCCGCAGCAGTTCGGCCAGCCCCAGCAGTTCGGCCAGCATTTCGCCCAGCCCGGCTGGGCCCCGCCGAGCGGCGGCGGTGGTGGTGGCAAGAAGCTCGGTCTCCTCCTCGGTGCCGGCGCCGCGGCGCTCGTCCTGCTCGTCATCCTCGTCGTCGTGCTGGTGAAGGTGACCGGCGGCGGCAGCCCCGAGGACGTGGCGACGGACTACCTCAAGGCGCGCGGCGAGCGTGACTACGGGGCGTGGTGCGAGCTGACGGCCGAGGACGAGCGGGACTCCCTGCTCGAGGCGGCCGACGCCGACGACTGCGACGAGTTCGCAGACGAGTCGGCGAAGGAGGAGGAGAAGACGAGCGACCAGTTCGAGGACGAGTACGGACTCTCGCTCGACGAGGCCAATGACAACTTCGACTACGAGTACGAGGTCAAGGACGTCGACGAGGACGGCGACGAGGCGACGGTCGAGGTGAAGCAGACGGCCGAGTACACCGCCGACGACAAGTTCCTCGACGAAGCGCTCGACGGCGAGAAGACCGACGAGCGGACCCTCACGATGAAGCTCGTCAAGGAGGACGGCGACTGGAAGGTCCAGGACGCGAACTCCTGA